From Priestia aryabhattai, one genomic window encodes:
- a CDS encoding amino acid permease, translated as MSHQPPELKKELKIRHITMISLGGIIGAGLFIGSGSLINAAGPGSIFSYAFAGLLVILVMRMLGEMSTANPSSGSFATYAREALGPWAGYTIGWLYWFFWVIVIAVEAIAGSTIIQYWFPSLPSWGVSLILTFLLTLTNLYSVKSFGEFEYWFSLIKVVSLVLFLLLGGAIILGLIPGVESPGASNLLHRGGFLPNGISSVFLGVAIVMFSFMGTEIVATAAGESAQPERAITIATNTVIYRILFFYLGSILILVTILPWDSSSLMKSPFVSILELVNVPAAAQIMNFIVLTAVLSCLNSGLYTSSRMLYSMAQKGDAPRMFLKVNKKGIPFNAIVGCTVISYISVGFNYLSPDKIFLFLVNASGGVALLVYLVIAFSQLRMRKKYEKEKPEALKIRMWLFPYLTYGTIAAITSIFIAMAFIDSLRTQFYLTLLIAVFVVCSYFFMKKKKDNSSLSGQGNKRIS; from the coding sequence ATGAGTCATCAACCGCCTGAGTTAAAAAAAGAATTAAAAATTCGACACATAACTATGATTTCTTTAGGAGGAATCATTGGTGCTGGTTTGTTCATTGGAAGCGGATCGCTCATTAACGCAGCAGGTCCAGGTTCCATCTTTTCATACGCGTTTGCCGGTTTACTGGTGATTTTAGTTATGCGAATGCTGGGAGAAATGTCTACAGCTAATCCTTCGAGCGGCTCGTTCGCCACATACGCCAGAGAAGCGCTTGGGCCGTGGGCCGGCTACACAATCGGCTGGCTATACTGGTTTTTCTGGGTCATTGTTATTGCAGTTGAAGCGATTGCCGGTTCAACTATTATTCAATATTGGTTTCCGTCTTTACCATCTTGGGGTGTGAGTCTGATCCTAACATTTTTATTAACTTTAACGAACTTATACTCTGTTAAATCGTTTGGTGAATTTGAATATTGGTTTTCACTCATTAAAGTGGTTAGTTTAGTGCTGTTTTTACTTTTAGGAGGAGCGATTATCCTCGGTTTAATACCGGGAGTAGAGTCTCCAGGAGCGTCGAACCTTCTTCATAGAGGCGGATTTCTTCCAAACGGAATCAGCTCTGTCTTTTTAGGAGTGGCGATTGTAATGTTTTCTTTTATGGGAACAGAAATTGTCGCAACAGCGGCTGGAGAATCAGCTCAGCCTGAACGAGCGATCACCATCGCAACAAATACCGTTATTTATCGTATTTTATTTTTTTATCTTGGGTCAATTTTAATCTTGGTAACTATTCTTCCATGGGATTCTTCAAGCTTGATGAAAAGTCCGTTCGTTTCGATTTTAGAGCTAGTAAACGTCCCTGCAGCGGCTCAAATTATGAACTTTATCGTACTGACTGCCGTTTTGTCTTGCTTAAATTCAGGTCTATACACGAGTTCTCGTATGCTGTACTCAATGGCGCAAAAAGGAGACGCGCCGCGCATGTTTTTGAAAGTGAATAAAAAAGGCATTCCGTTTAATGCCATTGTAGGGTGTACCGTGATTTCTTACATCAGCGTTGGCTTTAACTATCTTTCACCTGATAAAATCTTTTTATTTTTAGTAAACGCATCGGGAGGCGTAGCGCTTCTTGTGTACCTTGTTATTGCTTTTTCGCAGCTTCGCATGAGAAAAAAATACGAAAAAGAAAAGCCGGAAGCCTTAAAAATCAGAATGTGGCTATTTCCTTATTTAACGTATGGAACGATCGCGGCGATCACAAGTATCTTTATTGCGATGGCATTTATTGATTCACTTCGCACTCAGTTTTATCTCACGCTGCTGATTGCAGTATTTGTAGTGTGTTCGTACTTCTTTATGAAAAAGAAAAAAGATAATAGTTCCCTATCAGGACAGGGGAATAAAAGAATTTCTTAA
- a CDS encoding cold-shock protein, producing the protein MTEGTVKWFNAEKGFGFIEIEGGEDVFVHFSAIQGDGFKSLDEGQKVTFDIEQGQRGAQAANVVKA; encoded by the coding sequence ATGACTGAAGGTACAGTAAAATGGTTTAATGCAGAAAAAGGTTTCGGTTTCATCGAAATTGAAGGCGGAGAAGATGTATTCGTACATTTCAGCGCAATTCAAGGCGACGGATTCAAATCTTTAGACGAAGGTCAAAAAGTGACTTTCGACATCGAGCAAGGTCAACGCGGTGCACAAGCTGCTAACGTTGTGAAAGCATAA
- the pruA gene encoding L-glutamate gamma-semialdehyde dehydrogenase, with translation MNTMNINEIKKYKHEPFTDFTVAENKDAFESALELVQSELGKDYPLVIGGELITTEDQIQSINPANKAEVIGRVSKADQDLAEKAMQAALSTFNTWKKEAPEARADILFRAADIIRRRKHEFSAYLVKEAGKPWKEADADTAEAIDFLEYYARQMVQLKDGAPVESREGEENKFNYIPLGVGVIISPFNFPLAIMAGTAAAAIVAGNTVLLKPANNTPVIAAKFVEVMKEAGLPDGVLNYVPGSGSEIGDYLVDHPKTRFVSFTGSREVGCRIYERAAKVQPGQIWLKRVIAEMGGKDTVVVDRDADLDLAASSIVYSAFGFSGQKCSAGSRAVVHQDVYDIVLEKAVALTKTLTMGSPEDVNTYMGPVIDQASFNKITKYIEIGKEEGRLMTGGEADDSKGYFIQPTIIADVDEKARLMQEEIFGPVVAFCKARDFDHMMEIANNTDYGLTGALLSNTPEHIERAKEEFHVGNLYFNRGCTGAIVGYQPFGGFNMSGTDSKAGGPDYLILHLQAKTTSTTL, from the coding sequence ATGAACACAATGAATATCAACGAAATCAAAAAATACAAACACGAACCTTTCACTGACTTTACGGTTGCAGAAAACAAAGATGCGTTTGAATCTGCATTAGAACTTGTACAATCAGAGCTTGGAAAGGACTATCCTCTTGTAATTGGCGGGGAATTAATTACAACAGAAGATCAAATTCAGTCAATTAACCCAGCAAATAAAGCAGAAGTTATCGGCCGCGTGTCAAAAGCAGATCAAGACCTGGCTGAAAAAGCAATGCAAGCGGCACTTTCTACATTTAATACGTGGAAAAAAGAAGCGCCGGAAGCTCGAGCAGATATTCTTTTCCGCGCAGCGGACATTATTCGCCGCCGCAAGCATGAATTTTCCGCTTACCTTGTAAAAGAAGCAGGAAAACCATGGAAAGAAGCAGATGCTGATACAGCAGAAGCAATCGACTTCCTTGAATACTACGCTCGCCAAATGGTGCAGCTAAAAGACGGCGCGCCTGTTGAAAGCCGCGAAGGTGAAGAAAATAAGTTTAATTACATTCCGCTTGGTGTCGGCGTTATTATTTCACCGTTTAACTTCCCGTTAGCGATCATGGCTGGAACAGCTGCAGCAGCGATTGTAGCAGGCAATACAGTTCTATTGAAACCAGCAAACAACACACCGGTTATCGCAGCGAAATTTGTAGAAGTAATGAAAGAAGCTGGCCTTCCAGACGGCGTGTTAAACTACGTACCGGGAAGCGGAAGCGAAATTGGCGACTATTTAGTAGATCATCCAAAAACACGCTTCGTTTCATTTACAGGTTCTCGTGAAGTAGGCTGCCGCATCTATGAACGCGCAGCAAAAGTACAGCCTGGTCAAATCTGGTTAAAACGCGTCATTGCTGAAATGGGCGGTAAAGACACAGTGGTTGTGGATAGAGATGCCGATTTAGATTTAGCTGCTTCTTCTATTGTGTATTCAGCGTTTGGCTTCTCTGGACAAAAGTGTTCAGCAGGCTCTCGTGCGGTTGTTCACCAAGACGTATATGACATCGTTCTTGAAAAAGCAGTTGCACTGACAAAAACATTAACAATGGGCAGCCCTGAAGATGTGAATACCTATATGGGACCTGTTATTGATCAGGCTTCTTTTAACAAAATTACAAAGTACATTGAAATCGGTAAAGAAGAAGGCCGTTTAATGACGGGCGGAGAAGCAGATGATTCAAAAGGCTATTTCATTCAGCCTACGATCATTGCAGATGTAGATGAAAAAGCACGTTTAATGCAAGAAGAAATCTTCGGCCCAGTCGTAGCATTCTGCAAAGCACGCGACTTCGATCACATGATGGAAATTGCAAACAATACAGACTACGGCTTAACAGGTGCCCTTCTTTCAAATACGCCTGAACACATCGAGCGTGCAAAAGAAGAGTTCCACGTCGGAAACCTTTACTTCAACCGCGGTTGTACAGGTGCCATCGTTGGGTACCAGCCGTTTGGCGGATTTAATATGTCAGGAACAGATTCAAAAGCTGGCGGTCCTGATTACTTGATTCTGCACCTGCAAGCAAAAACAACAAGCACTACGCTTTAA
- the spoIIP gene encoding stage II sporulation protein P: MKNKFTEKPKKLFGILSYKSLIIAVLFVLLTSAAIFTVTYSTLQHTLRSNVVYQALSNYKAQSLFYFMHIENHHFSHAFEEDFSPPPLSSVALQLATNIRVADARSLFGSELPGFSIFDSHILLAGEGTDYTTIPHESAPPLESISGERDLDPAESKTYEESKKQSQTQAKQSTGDKKVVYIYHTHSWESYFPLLGMQGEANEDKAVDNKTNITLIGQMLGMELKADGIGSEVDTTNMTQKLNEKGWGTGRAYTMSRSVVETALQQNKDVDYLIDIHRDSLRQEKTTATINGKSYAKMMIVLGEANPKFDENVKMAKAIHEKLEKKYPGLSRGVLSKKKTSGNNGLYNQDLSDRSILIEVGGVDNNMEELTNTVKAFSDVFSEYYWQAEKVNAQ, encoded by the coding sequence ATGAAAAACAAGTTCACTGAAAAGCCGAAAAAGCTTTTTGGGATTCTTTCTTATAAATCGTTAATTATAGCTGTACTATTTGTTCTGTTAACGTCTGCCGCTATTTTTACCGTCACGTATTCAACTCTTCAGCATACGCTGCGCTCAAACGTTGTCTATCAAGCGCTATCAAATTATAAAGCCCAAAGCTTGTTCTACTTCATGCATATAGAAAACCATCATTTCTCTCATGCATTTGAAGAAGACTTCTCTCCGCCTCCTCTCTCTTCTGTCGCCTTGCAGCTTGCGACTAACATTCGCGTGGCGGATGCACGAAGCTTATTTGGATCAGAACTGCCCGGCTTTTCTATTTTTGATTCTCATATTCTACTAGCCGGTGAAGGAACCGATTATACAACCATTCCCCATGAATCGGCTCCTCCGCTCGAAAGCATTTCCGGAGAGCGTGATTTAGATCCTGCTGAAAGCAAAACGTACGAAGAAAGTAAAAAACAGTCTCAAACACAGGCCAAGCAAAGCACAGGAGACAAAAAAGTCGTATACATCTACCACACGCACAGCTGGGAATCTTATTTTCCTTTACTCGGGATGCAAGGTGAAGCGAACGAAGATAAAGCCGTTGATAACAAAACCAACATCACGCTCATTGGTCAAATGCTAGGTATGGAATTAAAAGCAGATGGAATTGGCTCAGAAGTAGATACAACCAACATGACTCAAAAACTGAATGAAAAAGGCTGGGGTACAGGACGAGCCTATACGATGTCTCGAAGTGTGGTGGAAACAGCGCTTCAGCAAAACAAAGACGTCGATTATTTAATTGATATTCATCGTGATTCACTGCGACAAGAAAAAACAACGGCTACTATCAACGGCAAATCGTACGCTAAAATGATGATTGTATTAGGTGAAGCAAACCCGAAATTTGATGAAAATGTTAAAATGGCCAAAGCGATTCATGAAAAGCTTGAGAAAAAATATCCAGGTCTTAGCCGCGGAGTATTAAGCAAAAAGAAAACAAGCGGCAATAACGGCTTGTATAATCAAGACTTATCCGACCGTTCCATTTTGATTGAAGTAGGAGGCGTTGATAACAATATGGAAGAACTAACAAATACCGTCAAAGCTTTTTCAGATGTGTTCAGCGAGTATTACTGGCAAGCTGAAAAAGTGAATGCGCAGTAA
- a CDS encoding proline dehydrogenase family protein, whose product MLAEVSKNVFLHASQNKALNKAAKKWGLRFGAAQVVAGDTIEHAIKKVRELNEKGLVCTLDHLGEFVSSREEAIEATQYNVRTLEAMGQAGVTCNLSVKMTQLGLDIDRSFCVENMRRILETAKKYDNFVRIDMEDYAHCQMTLDILRELRETFDNVGTVIQAYLFRAEQDVKELKGIPLRLVKGAYQESPTVAFQDKAQIDENYMRIIEEHLLSGTYTAIASHDHNIIAKVKEFAHKNNIPRTQFEFQMLYGFRTDMQLSLAKEGYTMRVYVPFGNDWFGYFMRRLAERPQNVAFALKGFFSK is encoded by the coding sequence ATGTTAGCAGAAGTATCTAAAAATGTGTTTCTTCACGCTTCCCAAAATAAAGCGCTAAACAAAGCGGCGAAAAAATGGGGTCTTCGCTTTGGTGCAGCTCAAGTGGTAGCTGGCGACACGATTGAACATGCGATCAAAAAAGTACGGGAACTGAATGAAAAAGGACTTGTTTGTACGCTTGATCATTTAGGGGAATTTGTTTCAAGCAGAGAAGAAGCCATCGAAGCGACTCAATATAACGTCAGAACGCTGGAAGCTATGGGGCAAGCCGGTGTAACATGCAACTTATCTGTAAAAATGACGCAGCTTGGTTTGGATATCGACCGCAGTTTTTGCGTTGAGAACATGCGCCGCATTCTTGAAACAGCAAAAAAATACGATAACTTTGTTCGAATTGACATGGAAGACTATGCCCACTGTCAAATGACGCTAGATATTTTACGAGAGCTTCGCGAGACGTTTGATAATGTTGGAACGGTTATTCAAGCTTACCTGTTCCGCGCTGAACAAGACGTAAAAGAGCTAAAAGGAATTCCTCTTCGATTGGTAAAAGGCGCGTATCAAGAATCACCAACCGTGGCATTTCAAGATAAAGCACAAATTGATGAGAACTATATGCGAATTATCGAAGAACATCTGCTCAGCGGAACATACACGGCTATTGCATCTCATGATCACAATATTATTGCAAAAGTAAAAGAGTTTGCTCACAAAAACAACATCCCGCGCACGCAGTTTGAATTTCAAATGCTGTACGGATTCCGAACAGATATGCAGCTTAGCCTTGCAAAAGAAGGCTATACAATGCGCGTATACGTTCCATTTGGCAACGACTGGTTTGGCTACTTTATGCGCCGCTTAGCAGAAAGACCGCAAAACGTAGCATTTGCTTTAAAAGGATTCTTTTCTAAATAA
- a CDS encoding YjcZ family sporulation protein, which yields MSGNAGYGHGSGFALLVVLFILLVIIGCSCYGGGFGW from the coding sequence ATGTCTGGAAACGCTGGATATGGTCATGGATCTGGTTTTGCTTTATTAGTTGTATTATTTATTTTATTAGTGATTATCGGCTGCAGCTGCTACGGCGGAGGCTTTGGCTGGTAA
- a CDS encoding MDR family MFS transporter, which produces MNVYSTKQAPFWPIILAVFFGNFLAILSTSTINVALPVLMSHFETNLSSAQWAVTGFMLATGIIAPIVGYLGDKLSYKKLYVYTLIGFTLFSGLCAAAWNIESLITFRILQGICSGIVMPTTMTIIYQVIEKEKQTFAISLWSVSAMFAPAFGPTLGGLMTEYSGWKSLFLMNLPIGIIAIIIAARFVPYYRLSQVKSFDAVGFVTVIVSSASLLVAFSLGNSWGWLDGKTIFLLLLGLISLSLFIFWELRTSDPLLNLRVFKYTRYTYSVILNCVIGISLYSSTFLIPVFSQSVQHASALHTGLILLPGSLAMILFTLLIGKIYGKVGPMWLSFIGIVLIGIATWKFKSLTPQSSFIYLSLWMGIRYVGTAFSHMPVNNAGMSVIPKEYSGHASSINNWTRQVIGSFSIGIFSAILASRTFVHTKELQHINSKDTMLHEQAMSLGMNDAFFFTTVIVILTIPLTFTLKKKRKRAAETAL; this is translated from the coding sequence ATGAATGTGTACAGTACAAAACAAGCACCTTTTTGGCCCATCATTTTAGCAGTCTTCTTTGGGAATTTTTTAGCTATTTTAAGCACTTCTACCATCAATGTTGCTCTGCCCGTTTTAATGAGTCACTTTGAAACAAATTTAAGCTCTGCACAGTGGGCAGTGACTGGCTTTATGCTAGCAACTGGAATAATCGCGCCTATCGTCGGCTATTTAGGAGACAAACTAAGCTATAAAAAACTATACGTATATACACTCATTGGCTTTACTTTGTTTTCTGGCTTATGCGCAGCCGCATGGAATATTGAGTCGCTTATTACCTTTCGAATTTTACAGGGAATTTGCAGCGGAATTGTCATGCCTACTACTATGACGATTATTTATCAGGTAATTGAAAAAGAAAAACAAACGTTTGCGATTAGTCTTTGGAGCGTATCTGCGATGTTTGCTCCTGCATTTGGCCCTACTTTAGGAGGCTTGATGACCGAATATTCCGGCTGGAAATCGCTGTTTTTAATGAATCTTCCAATCGGGATTATCGCCATTATCATCGCTGCTCGCTTTGTTCCTTACTATCGCTTAAGCCAAGTGAAGTCATTTGACGCGGTTGGATTTGTCACGGTTATCGTCAGCAGCGCCTCTCTTCTTGTCGCATTTAGCTTAGGTAACAGCTGGGGATGGCTCGATGGAAAAACAATATTTCTTCTTTTATTAGGTCTTATCAGTTTATCTCTTTTTATCTTTTGGGAGCTTCGGACATCAGATCCTCTGTTAAATTTGCGTGTTTTTAAATATACACGGTACACCTACAGCGTCATTTTAAACTGTGTTATTGGTATCAGCTTATATTCCAGCACGTTTTTGATTCCCGTCTTTTCTCAAAGCGTTCAGCACGCTTCTGCTTTACATACGGGATTGATCTTGCTTCCCGGCTCGTTAGCCATGATTCTTTTTACATTACTTATCGGGAAAATTTATGGAAAAGTAGGACCCATGTGGCTTAGCTTTATCGGAATTGTCTTAATTGGAATTGCCACGTGGAAATTTAAATCGTTAACGCCGCAGTCTTCATTTATATATCTCTCTTTATGGATGGGCATTCGCTATGTCGGGACCGCTTTTTCCCACATGCCTGTTAATAATGCCGGAATGAGCGTCATTCCAAAAGAATACTCTGGACACGCCTCGTCTATCAATAACTGGACGCGACAAGTAATCGGCTCTTTTTCAATAGGCATATTCAGCGCCATTCTTGCTTCTCGTACTTTTGTTCATACAAAGGAGCTTCAGCACATAAATAGCAAAGATACGATGCTTCATGAACAAGCAATGAGCCTTGGCATGAATGACGCGTTCTTTTTTACAACGGTTATTGTAATCCTGACGATTCCTTTAACATTTACGTTAAAAAAGAAACGAAAGCGCGCAGCGGAAACAGCTTTATAA
- a CDS encoding AraC family transcriptional regulator gives MDMLKGLNEALRYIEKNLAQNIDFKEAAKRAYCSEYHFKRMFSFLAGVPLSEYIRRRRLTLAAFDLKNDEKKVIDIAVKYGYSSPDSFTRAFQKLHGLTPSEAREEGHSLKAYPAMTFQLSVKGGSEMNYRIEKKEAFRIVGIMERVPIIFHGVNPRIRAMWESLDHDTIHRLKKISNVEPSGLISASIHFSEGRMDEKGELDHYIGAATTNKCPEGFKKLEVPALTWAVFEAVGPFPDTLQNVWGRIYAEWFPSSNYEQVEGPEILWNESKDTTVPVFKSEIWVPVIKK, from the coding sequence ATGGATATGCTTAAAGGATTAAACGAAGCGTTACGTTATATTGAAAAAAATCTCGCTCAAAACATTGACTTTAAAGAAGCAGCAAAGCGTGCGTATTGTTCAGAGTATCATTTCAAACGAATGTTTTCATTTCTAGCAGGTGTACCGCTCTCGGAGTATATTCGTCGCAGACGTTTAACTTTAGCAGCTTTTGATCTTAAAAATGATGAGAAAAAAGTCATCGATATCGCTGTCAAATATGGATATAGCTCACCGGATTCTTTCACAAGAGCATTTCAGAAATTGCATGGTCTAACTCCTTCAGAGGCTAGAGAAGAGGGCCATTCACTTAAAGCGTATCCAGCGATGACCTTTCAGTTATCTGTTAAAGGAGGAAGCGAAATGAACTATAGAATTGAAAAAAAAGAAGCATTTCGTATTGTGGGAATCATGGAGAGAGTACCAATCATTTTTCATGGCGTGAACCCGAGGATTCGTGCTATGTGGGAGAGCTTAGATCATGATACCATTCACAGACTTAAAAAAATTTCAAATGTTGAACCATCCGGGTTGATTAGTGCGTCCATTCATTTTTCTGAAGGGAGAATGGATGAAAAAGGCGAGCTTGATCATTATATTGGTGCAGCAACGACGAATAAATGTCCAGAGGGTTTCAAAAAACTTGAAGTGCCAGCTTTAACGTGGGCAGTATTCGAAGCAGTTGGGCCGTTTCCAGATACGCTTCAAAACGTGTGGGGACGAATTTATGCAGAGTGGTTTCCATCCTCTAACTATGAACAAGTAGAAGGGCCAGAAATCCTATGGAACGAAAGCAAGGATACCACAGTACCAGTTTTTAAAAGTGAGATATGGGTTCCAGTTATCAAAAAATAA
- a CDS encoding DUF3934 domain-containing protein encodes MLMSKAKGKGGTERGTGKKGWNRWQASAKKKKNAKPYKSKGTKNADKPEGN; translated from the coding sequence ATACTTATGAGTAAAGCAAAAGGTAAAGGCGGCACGGAGCGAGGCACCGGTAAAAAAGGATGGAACCGCTGGCAGGCGAGTGCAAAAAAGAAGAAAAATGCAAAGCCTTATAAAAGCAAAGGAACAAAAAATGCTGATAAGCCGGAAGGCAACTAA
- a CDS encoding amino acid permease, with product MANKELKRGLESRHIQMIALGGTIGVGLFMGSASTIKWTGPSVLLAYAICGVFIFFIMRAMGEMLYLEPSTGSFATFGHKYIHPLAGYITAWSNWFQWVIVGMAEIIAVGAYVQYWFPHLPAWVPGIVAMIILGAANLISVKSFGEFEFWFAMIKIVTIVLMIIAGLGLIFFGLGNGGEALGLSNLWANRGFFTGGWSGFFFALSLVIAAYQGVELIGITAGEAKDPKKTLTSAIQSLIWRILIFYIGAIFVIVTVYPWNELDSLGSPFVSTFAKVGITAAAGIINFVVITAAMSGCNSGIFSAGRMLYTLGVNGQAPAFFTKVSRNGVPIYSTVAVMIGLAAGVILNYIAPPNVFVYVYSASVLPGMIPWFVILISQMRFRKAKGAAMDQHPFKMPFAPMTNYVTIAFLLMVLVGMWFNDETRISLIVGIIFLAIVVLSYYVLGIGKRTEVASSESHKLVK from the coding sequence TTGGCAAACAAAGAGTTAAAAAGAGGGCTTGAATCTCGTCATATTCAAATGATTGCCCTTGGAGGAACAATTGGCGTAGGGTTATTCATGGGTTCAGCGAGCACGATTAAATGGACGGGGCCATCCGTCCTGCTTGCGTATGCCATTTGCGGCGTTTTTATTTTCTTTATTATGCGTGCAATGGGTGAGATGCTTTACTTAGAGCCAAGTACGGGTTCATTTGCGACATTTGGCCATAAATATATTCATCCGTTAGCTGGCTACATCACGGCTTGGAGCAACTGGTTTCAATGGGTGATTGTCGGCATGGCAGAAATTATTGCCGTCGGAGCTTACGTGCAGTACTGGTTCCCGCATTTGCCGGCGTGGGTTCCGGGAATTGTTGCGATGATCATTCTCGGTGCGGCAAATTTAATTTCGGTGAAATCCTTCGGAGAGTTTGAATTTTGGTTTGCGATGATTAAAATCGTGACGATTGTTCTCATGATTATTGCTGGTCTTGGCCTTATTTTCTTCGGTCTTGGAAACGGCGGAGAAGCGCTTGGACTGTCGAATTTGTGGGCAAACCGCGGTTTCTTTACAGGCGGATGGTCAGGCTTTTTCTTTGCTCTGTCGCTTGTTATTGCTGCATATCAAGGAGTAGAGCTTATTGGAATTACAGCAGGAGAAGCAAAAGACCCTAAAAAAACGTTAACAAGTGCAATTCAAAGCTTGATTTGGCGTATTTTAATTTTTTATATCGGCGCCATCTTTGTGATTGTAACGGTGTATCCGTGGAACGAGCTGGATTCGCTCGGCAGTCCGTTTGTTTCTACATTTGCTAAAGTAGGAATTACAGCAGCTGCAGGAATTATTAACTTTGTTGTCATCACAGCGGCAATGTCTGGGTGCAACAGCGGAATTTTCAGCGCAGGACGTATGCTTTATACGTTAGGTGTGAATGGACAGGCTCCAGCGTTTTTTACAAAGGTTTCTCGAAACGGAGTGCCTATTTATAGTACCGTTGCGGTGATGATCGGCTTAGCAGCGGGCGTTATCTTAAATTATATTGCACCGCCAAACGTTTTTGTGTACGTGTACAGTGCGAGCGTGCTTCCAGGTATGATTCCGTGGTTTGTGATTCTTATCAGTCAAATGCGTTTTCGAAAAGCAAAAGGAGCGGCGATGGATCAACATCCATTTAAAATGCCTTTTGCCCCTATGACAAACTATGTAACGATTGCTTTTTTACTTATGGTGCTTGTAGGTATGTGGTTTAACGACGAAACGCGCATATCGCTGATTGTCGGCATTATCTTTTTAGCGATTGTCGTGCTGAGTTACTATGTACTTGGTATCGGTAAGCGCACGGAAGTTGCATCTTCTGAGAGTCATAAGCTAGTTAAATAA
- a CDS encoding YwqG family protein gives MNPISKLALLPELESYRKEIEKTCKPYIHINTVMNSPKLYESKFGGNPYLPLEANHPLDSEGKPMLLRAQINFSDVPSYENMPSQGMLQFFICGADNDNTGDVYDLDFDHPTSQKDFRVVFYESVTTDEKKLITDFTYLEDIDRDMFPIPQEVGLQFEIKSEPVSPTDYRYNDIESDLFEDEETEEIYWNELTGEYHKMGGYAFFPQIDPRDYDEALRAYNVLLLQFAMDDEADIMFGDAGVANFFIKEEDLRNRNFRDVLYNWDCC, from the coding sequence ATGAATCCTATATCAAAATTAGCACTGCTTCCTGAGCTAGAATCTTACCGAAAAGAAATCGAAAAAACATGTAAGCCTTACATCCACATCAATACAGTCATGAACAGTCCAAAATTATATGAAAGCAAGTTTGGCGGCAATCCCTACCTTCCTTTAGAAGCAAATCATCCTCTCGACTCCGAGGGCAAGCCAATGCTGCTGAGGGCACAAATCAATTTTTCTGACGTTCCTTCCTATGAAAATATGCCGTCTCAAGGCATGCTTCAATTTTTTATTTGCGGAGCTGATAACGATAACACCGGTGATGTGTATGATCTCGATTTTGACCATCCTACGTCTCAAAAAGACTTTCGCGTCGTTTTTTATGAGAGCGTAACAACTGACGAAAAAAAGCTCATAACAGATTTTACGTATCTAGAGGACATTGACCGAGATATGTTCCCTATTCCTCAAGAAGTAGGCTTACAGTTTGAAATAAAAAGCGAACCCGTTTCCCCTACTGACTATCGATATAATGATATAGAATCAGATTTATTCGAAGATGAAGAAACTGAAGAAATCTACTGGAATGAGCTTACTGGCGAGTATCATAAAATGGGCGGATACGCTTTTTTCCCTCAAATCGATCCTCGAGACTACGATGAAGCGCTGCGAGCATACAATGTTCTCCTTCTTCAATTCGCCATGGACGACGAAGCGGATATTATGTTTGGCGATGCGGGAGTGGCAAACTTCTTCATTAAAGAAGAAGATCTTCGCAACCGTAACTTTAGGGATGTTTTATACAACTGGGATTGCTGTTAA
- a CDS encoding histidine phosphatase family protein: MKTFLLVRHCEAEGQEAKASLTGQGIQQARQLMDYLNELSYPVDKIISSSYKRAVQTIEPYAKETGLPLHIDARLEERRLSGQSLSNWMEVLKRTFDDIDFKVEGGESTKEATARALELLEEVMNEKEETILFVTHGNLMTLILRYFDPKFGFDEWSRLTNPDVYQIDLEKKKGSITRLWNEKKTN, from the coding sequence ATGAAAACTTTTTTATTAGTTAGGCATTGTGAAGCAGAAGGACAAGAAGCAAAAGCATCACTGACAGGACAAGGCATACAGCAAGCACGGCAGTTAATGGATTATTTGAACGAGCTAAGCTATCCCGTTGATAAAATTATTTCAAGTTCGTACAAACGAGCCGTACAAACGATTGAACCTTATGCAAAAGAAACCGGTCTGCCTCTCCATATAGATGCAAGGCTAGAAGAAAGACGTTTAAGCGGACAGTCTCTTTCAAACTGGATGGAAGTATTAAAGAGAACGTTTGATGATATAGACTTTAAGGTAGAAGGAGGGGAATCGACGAAAGAAGCCACAGCCCGCGCCTTGGAGCTGCTTGAAGAAGTAATGAATGAAAAAGAGGAAACGATTCTGTTTGTTACCCACGGCAATTTGATGACGTTAATCCTGAGGTATTTTGATCCGAAGTTTGGATTTGATGAATGGTCTCGTTTAACGAACCCCGATGTGTATCAAATCGATCTTGAAAAGAAGAAAGGTTCCATTACAAGGCTCTGGAATGAGAAGAAAACAAATTGA